The DNA segment CCGCTTCCAGGCGCGGAACGTCGCCTCCGGTCGGATGGTCTCTGGCGCGTCGTCTCGTCTCCACGCCACGAGGCTAGCCGCCTGCGCGAGGGCCGCTCGCCAGCGTCGTCGGCCGGTGACGGCCCGCTCAGTCGACGAGGTCCAGGGCGCGCAGCCGCGCGAGCGTGTCGACCCCGGCGGGCGGGCAGCGGTGCGCGTCGGCGCCGGTGATCCAGTGCAGGGCGTCGATCTCGCCGCTGGCGCGCGGCTCGTCGGCGAGCTCCGCGGCGAAGACGGTCATGTGCACCTCCCGCCCCTCCGGCTCGCCGTGCGCCTGGGTGCGGACGGTGAAGAGCTCGCGGAGGGCCGTGGGCGCGGTGCTGAGCTCCTCCTCCGTCTCGCGCGCCGCCGCCTCGGCGCTCGTCTCGCCCGGGTCGACCTTGCCGCCGGGGAGGTAGACGACGTCGCGCCCGCGGGCCGTCACCATCAGCACGCGGCGCTCGCGCAGGACGGCGACGGCGGAGACGACGAGGGGAGGGAGGCTGCTCATCCCGCCATCATGCCCGCGGACGGACCCCGCCCGCGGTCGGCCGCCGGGCCCGCGGCTACCATGGACGCACACCAGAAGGACGCGCGCAGCCGGCGCGCGCCAGGGCCCCGTGCGCCCGAACAGCTAGGAGCTCCCCGTGGCAGAACCCACCACCCTCGACAAGGTCGTCACCCTCGCCCAGCACCGGGGGTTCGTCTTCCCCTCGGGCGAGATCTACGGAGGCACCCGCTCCGCCTGGGACTACGGCCCCCTCGGCGTCGAGCTCAAGGAGAACATCAAGCGCCAGTGGTGGAAGGCGTTCGTCCAGGGCCGCGGCGACGTCGTCGGCCTCGACTCGGCCGTGATCCTGCCGACCGCGATCTGGAGCGCCTCCGGCCACGTCGGCGTCTTCTCCGACCCGCTGACCGAGTCGCTGATCACCCACAAGCGCTACCGCGCCGACCACCTCTTCGAGAAGTACGAGGAGGTCAACGGGCACGCTCCCGAGAACGGCCTCGCCGACATCCCGGACCCGGAGCACCCCGACAAGATCGGCCAGTGGACCGAGATCAAGCAGTTCTCCGGGCTGATGAAGACCTACCTCGGCGTCGTCGACGACGAGTCGGGGCTGCACTACCTCCGCCCCGAGACGGCGCAGGGCATCTTCACCAACTTCGCCAACGTGCTGCAGAGCGCGCGGAAGAAGCCGCCGTTCGGCATCGGCCAGATCGGCAAGGCGTTCCGCAACGAGATCACCCCCGGCAACTTCATCTTCCGCACCCGCGAGTTCGAGCAGATGGAGCTCGAGTTCTTCGTCGAGCCCGGCACGGACGAGGAGTGGCAGGAGACCTGGATGCAGCTCGCCTGGGACTGGTTCGTCGACCTCGGGATCTCGCCGGAGAACATCCGCCAGTTCGAGCACCCGAAGGACAAGCTCTCCCACTACTCCAAGCGCACCGTCGACATCGAGTACCGCTTCAGCTTCGCGTCGGGCGAGTGGGGCGAGCTGATGGGGGTCGCGAACCGCACCGACTTCGACCTCAAGACGCACATGGAGCACTCCGGCAAGGACCTCTCCTTCTTCGACCAGACGAAGAACGAGCGCTTCGTGCCGTTCGTGATCGAGCCGTCCTTCGGCCTGACCCGCGCGCTGATGGCGTTCCTCGTCGACGCCTACGAGGAGCAGGAGCTGCCGCCGAACGCGAAGGGCAAGGTCGAGACGCGCACCGTGCTGCACCTCGACCCGCGCCTCGCGCCGGTCAAGGTCGCCGTGCTGCCGCTCTCGCGCAACGAGGCGCTCTCGCCGCTCGCCCGCGAGGTCGCCGACCGGCTCCGCGCGCTCTGGAACGTCGACTTCGACGACTCCGGCGCGATCGGCCGCCGCTACCGCCGCCAGGACGAGATCGGCACGCCCTACTGCGTGACCATCGACTTCGACTCGCTCGAGGACAACGCGGTGACCGTCCGCGACCGCGACACCATGAAGCAGGAGCGCATCCCGCTCGACCAGCTGGAGACCCACCTCTTCACGGGCCTGCGCGGCGCCTGACCCTTCTCGGATCTCGATACGCCCGCTCCGCGGGCTACTCGATCAGCGGAGGATCATGCTGGTCGAGTAGCCCCGCAGGGGCCTATCGAGACCCACCGTCGTCAGCAGAGTGGGTCTGCAGACTCAGGTCCTGACGGTGGTGGATCTCGATACGCCCGCTTCGCGGGCTACTCGATCAGCATGAAGTGTCCCGCCCGTCTGCAGTGGGGCCGATCGATCGGGATGAGTGGTCAGCGAAGGGATCATGCTGGTCGAGTAGCCCGCAGGGGCGTATCGAGACCCGGAGGGCGTCAGCGCTCGCGGGCGAGGAGGGCGTAGACGAGGGTCGAGGTCCACTCGCCCTTGCAGAACTCGTCGTCGAGGTGGTGCGCCTCGAGGCGCAGGCCGAGCCGCTCGCAGAGGCGGGCGGAGGCGGTGTTGCGCGCGTCGAGCTGAGCGACGACCCGGTGGGCGCCGAGCCGGTCGAAGGCCAGGTCGATCAGGGCGCGGGCGGCCTCCGTCGCGAAGCCCCGGCCCTGCGCCTCCGGGTGCAGGACCCACCCGATCTCGACGCCGGCCTGCTCCGTCGAGGTCGCGATCAGCGTGAGATCCCCGACGACCCGGCCGGCGAACGGCCCGGAACGCGGCACGATCGCGAGCACGACGACGTCGCCGTCGGCCGCGAGGCGGTCCGACGGCAGCCGGACGGCCAGGTGCGCGCGCGACTCCTCGGGCGTCCGCGCCGGCCAGCGCAGATAGCGGACGGCCTCCGCATCGCCCTGATAGCGGGCGTGGTCCTCGGCGTCGTCGAGCGAGAGCGGACGCAGCAGCAGCCGCTCCGTCTCGATCGGCTCCGCCTCGTACGGGAGCCGGAGCGGCGTCACGCCGAGGCCGCGGACGCGCCGCCGGCCTCGAGCGGGCGGGCTACGGTGCGCTCGGCGGGCACCTCGATGCCGAACAGCGCCTCGAGGCCGGTGAGGTACGCCTCCTGCTCGCCGGCGCGGGCGTAGTCGCGAGCGCGGACACTCGGGGTGTGCAGCAGCACGCCGGCCAGGTGCCGCAGCGCCTGCTCGGTGCGGCCGTCCTCGTCGCCGCGCGAGCGGGCGCGCTCGATCTCGGCGTCGAGCGCATCGAAGACATGGGCGCGCAGGGCGACCACGGCGGGGGTGAGGCTCTTCTCGTCGGCGACGTCGGAGAACTTGCGGACGGCCTTGTCGACCAGGGCGCGCGCCTGGGTCGACGCGTCGAGCACGTCGAGCGGGGCGTGCAGGCTGATCGTCTCGAGGTCGAGCAGCTCGACGCCGGTCACGGTGGTGACGTCGGCGGCGACGTTGCGGGGGAGGCCGAGGTCGATGACCAGCTGGCGCTCGCGGGAGAAGCCGCGCAGGCGTCCCTCCGCGAGGATCGCCGCGTCGAGGACGGGCTCCTGGGTGGTGGTGCAGGTGATCACGACGTCGGCGGCGACGGCCTCGGTCGCCAGCTCGGCGCCGTCGATCGGGCGGAGCGCGCGGCGGGTCGCGAAGCCCTCGGCGCGGCCGGAGGGGGAGTGGACGGCGATCTCGAGCACGCCGCGGTCGCGCAGCGCGGCGACGGTCGCGCGGGCGTAGCTGCCGGTGCCGATCAGCAGCACCCGGGCGGCGCGCCAGTCGGTGATGCGGCTGGAGGCGAGGTCGAGGGCGAGGCGGACGATCGAGCGGCCGGCGCTGCCGAGGCCGGTGCGGTTCTTGATCCCGCGGGAGGTCTGCGAGGCGCGCTGGAAGAGGCGCTCGAGCTCGGAGGAGGTGGTGCCGAGGCGGCGGGCCTCCTCGAGCGAGCGGCGGACCTGGCCGGCGATCTCGCCCTCGCCGACGACGACGGACTCGAGCCCGCTGGAGACGGCGAAGAGGTGCTCGGCGACGCGGTCGCCCGAGACGACGGAGACCGAGCTGCGCAGCTCCTCCTGCTCGACGCCGGTCGCGGCGCTGACCGCGGCGGTGGCGGCCTCGACGGTCACGGCCTGCGCGGCGGTGAGCGGCTCGTCGATGTCGAGGTAGGCCTCGAAGCGGTTGCAGGTCGCGACGACCACGGCCCCGGAGACGAAGTCGATGCCGTCCGAGAGCGCCGACGCGACGGCGGAGGAGTCGACGGAGAGCTTCTCGAGGAGATCGAAGCTGGCGTTCTTGTGCGACGCCGTCAGACACAGAAGCACCAGGGCAGTCTACCCGGGGCGTCCGGGGGTCGGCCGCGGTCCTGGGGAAGACTGCACGAATGCTCCCGGTCAGCGGGGCCTGGAATAATGCCGCGGTGACCTCCCCCATCGCCGGCCTGCTCGATCCGCTGCACCCGCTCGCCTCCGGGCGCACGGCCGACTCCTCTCTCCTGCGGGCCTACCGCTCGGACCGGCCGGAGTCGACGCCCGTCTGGTTCATGCGCCAGGCCGGCCGCAGCCTGCCCGAGTACCGGGCGCTGCGCACCGACACCCAGATGCTCGACGCCTGCCTCGACCCGGCGCTCGCGAGTGAGATCACCCTGCAGCCGATCCGCCGGCACGGCGTGGACGCGGCGATCTTCTTCAGCGACATCGTCATCCCGCTGCGCCTCGCGGGCGTCGCGGTCGACATCGTCCCCGGGCGCGGACCCGTTCTCGAGAAGGCGGTGCGCACCGCCGCGGACGTCGACGAGCTGGTCGCGCTCGATCCGGCCCTGCTCGACGAGACGCTCGAGCCGATCCGCGAGGGCGTCCGCCGCACGGTCGAGGGTCTGCGGGAGATCGGCGAGGGCGGGACACCGCTGATCGGCTTCGCCGGCGCCCCCTTCACCCTCGCGGCCTACCTCGTGGAGGGCGGGCCGTCCAAGGACCACATCCGCGCCCGCACCCTGATGCACGCCGACCCCGAGGCCTGGGCTCGGCTGATGGAGTGGACCGCCGAGGTCACCGGCCGCTTCCTCCGCGCGCAGGTGCTGGCCGGGGCGAGCGCCGCGCAGCTCTTCGACTCCTGGGCCGGCGCGCTGTCCCTCGCCGACTACACCGCGCACGTGGCTCCCGCCTCCTCGCGAGCGCTGACCCACGTGCGCGACCTGGCCTACGACCACGGCGAGATCCGCCGCAACGTGCCGATCGTGCACTTCGGCGTCGGCACCGGCGAGCTGCTCGGCGCGATGCACGGGATCGGCGCGGACGTCGTCGGCGTCGACTACCGCATCCCGCTCGACGAGGCGAACCACCGGCTCGGCGGCTTCGTCCCGGTGCAGGGCAACGTCGACCCGGCGCTGCTCTCCGCCCCGTGGGAGGTGCTGGCCGCGCACGTCGACGACGTCCTCCGCCGCGGCACCAGCGCGCCGGCGCACGTGCTCAACCTCGGCCACGGCGTGCCGCCCGAGACCGACCCCGACGTGCTGACGCGCCTGGTCGCGCACGTGCACGCCTGGCGGCCATGACCGAGGGGCACGGCAGCGAGGGGAACGGCACCGGGGCCGGCGCCGACTACGACGTCGCGGTCGTCGGCGGGGGAGTGGCGGGACTCGCCGCCGCCGCCGAGTGCCTGCGGATCGGCCTGCGCGTGGTGGTGCTCGAGGCGGGCGACGCGGTCGGCGGCTCGGTCGCCCCGCTCGAGATCGCCGGAGCCGTCCTCGACGCCGGCGCCGAGAGCTTCGCCACCCGCGGCGGCCACGTCGAGAAGGCGCTCGCCGCGCTCACTCTCGACGGCCGGCCGCTCGCCGAGTCGATCGTCGAGCCGCGGACCGGCGGCTCCTGGCTGCACCTCGCGGGCGGGCGCTCCGTCCCCTCGCCGCGCGCCGGGATCCTCGGCATCCCCGGCACCCCGCTCGCCCCCGACGTCGTCCGCGCGATCGGCCGCCGCGGCGCCGCGCGCGCCTGGCTCGACGCCGTGATGCCGGTGCTGCGAATCGGCCGGGCGCACTCCCTCGCCGAGCTGGTGCGCACCCGGATGGGGCAGCGGGTCCTGGACGATCTCGTGGCGCCCGTCGTCTCCGGCGTCTACTCCAGCCGCCCCGAGGACATCGACGTCGACGCGGCGGCCCCCGGGCTGAACGGGGCGATCACCCGGGCGGGCTCCCTCGCCGGCGCGGTCGCCGCCCTGCGCGCGAACCTCCCCGCGGGCGTCGCCGTCCGCGGGATCGACGGCGGAATGCACCGCCTGGTCGCCGCGCTCGTCGAGCGGATCGACTACCTCTCGGGCGAGATCCGCACCGGCACCGCCGTGACCCGGCTCGAGGGCGACGGCGAGCCGTTCCTGCTCACCCTCGACGACGGCGCCGTGCTCACCGCGCGATCGGTCATCGTCTCGACGCCGGAGCGCGACGCGCGCGAGCTGCTCGCCGGGATCGTCCCCGCCGTGCGCGACGAGGCGGCGGAGGTGCTGCACGACTCCGTCGAGCTGGTCACCCTCGTCGTCGACGACGCCCGCCTGGACGCCGCGCCGCGCGGCTCCGGCGTGCTCGTCGCGCCGACCGCCCGGGACGTCACGGCGAAGGCGATCACCCACGCCACCGCGAAGTGGGCCTGGCTGGCGGCCGGCCTGCCCGCGGGACGGCACGTCCTGCGCCTCTCCTACGGACGCCCGGGCGAGCATCCGCCGCTCGAGGGCGCGAGCGACGCCGAGGCGGCCGCGACCGCCCTGCGCGACGCGTCGGTCCTGCTCGGGATCGAGCTCGACCCCGCGAGCCTCGTCGACTCGGCCCGGGTGCGCTGGGCGAACGTCCGCCCGGCCGCGGCGCTCGGCCGGCGCGCGCATCTGGAGGCCTTCCGCGCGGCGCTCGCCCCGGTGGCCGGGATCGCCGTCACCGGCACCTGGCTCGCGGGGACCGGGCTGGCCTCGGTGCTCCCGCACGCCGCCGAGACCGCCGCTCTTATCCGCCGCCGACTGGTGCGTCAAGGCGTCGGCATACCGCGCGAAGAATATGACGGTGACGGCTACTCTGGGTCGGAGGCTCCCGCATGACTGCGGCGTGCCCCGACACGAGTGGTCATCGACCGCGTGAACGAGCCGCGAGAGCGGCCCAGGACGAGGAGTAGGCGTGAAGGGCAAGATTCTTTTCGTGGCAGGAGCCGCAGCCGGCTACGTGCTGGGAGCGCGTGCCGGTCGGAAGCGGTACGAGCAGATCGCCTCGGCGGCGAACAGGTTCTGGCAGACGCAGCCCGTGCAGGACGTCGCCGGAGCCGTCGGCGGAGCCGCCAAGACGCAGCTCAGCACGGTCTCGGACAAGGCCTACGAGCTGGTCCGGAACGTCGTGGTGAAGGCCGTCTCCGGTGGCAAGAAGGCCCAGGGCGCGTCCTCGGCCGAGGCGACCGCCGCGGCCCGCTCGGCCGCGTCGAAGGTCGACGAGGCCGCCGCCGCGGCCGGCTCCGGAGGATCGACGTCGTCGTCCTCCACCAGCAAGGCGTAGTCCTCATCCCTCCGGGCCGTCCGTTCGGCCGAGGCCCGGCACGACCACCCTCCGAGGAGCCCCCGTGGTGAACGAACGCAATCCGAAGAACGCCCGATCGCTGGGCGAGCTGGTCAGCGACCTCCCCGGTCTCGTGATCGAGCTCGTCAAGGCCGAGATCGCGTCCCTCAAGAACGAGCTGTCCGGGAAGGCGAAGAGCGCCGGGCTCGCGGTCGCGCTGTTCGCGGTCGCGGCCTTCTTCCTCCTCACCGCGTGGGCGACCCTCGTCACCTTCGCGATCATCGGCATCGCCTCCTGGCTCCCCGCCTGGCTGTCGGCGCTGATCGTGACCGTGTTCTTCCTGCTCGTGGCGGTCGTGCTGATCCTGGTCGGCGTCAAGTCGATCAAGAAGGCCGTCCCGCCCGTTCCGCAGGACTCGATCGAGAGCATCAAGAAGGACGTCCAGGCGTTCAAGGGAGTCGGCAGCTATGACCACTGATCGCGCTGTATCCAGCACCACGCCCCGCTTCGTCGACCCGGCGGAGCTCCAGCCGAGCCAGCTGAAGGCCGACATCGAGCGCGCGCGCACCGAGCTCGCCGCGACGCTCGACGCCATCGAGTACAAGGTGAACGTCCCGCGCAAGGTGCGGAACGTCCAGCGGACGCTCGAGCGCAAGGTCTCCGTCGTGCGCAAGCACCACCCCGAGGCGCTGATCGCCGGGGCCGCCGGTGCGGCCGCCGCGGTCGGCCTCGTCGTCTGGGGCATCGTCCGCGCCGTCGTCGAGGACTGACCCCACCCGCCTCACCTCCTGCGCCGAGGGGTCCGGATCGCTAGCGCTCCGGACCCCTCGGCGCCAGAGCCCCTCCCGCTTTTGTGCATCCGCACGAGCGGAGGGATGATGGATCAATGACCGATCAGACCGCCGACACGGCGGGTCCCGTTCAGTCCGCCCCCGACACGAGCGCCGCTCCGGCGCCGCAGCCCCCCGCCGATCAGGTTCACTCCGATCAGGCCCTGGGATACACGCTCTGGGCGGTTCTCCGCAGGGATCCCTCACGTCCGTTCACCCTCTCCGCCGACGAGGCCGCCCAGGCGGCCGCCGGCTACGAGGACACCGTCTCGCGGCTCGCGGGCGAGGGCGTCACGGTGCGCGGCACCTACGACGTCTCGGCCCTGCGCGCCGACGCCGACATCATGCTCTGGCTCACCGGAGCCGCGCCCGAGGAGCTGCAGCGCGCCTACCGCGAGCTGCGCCGCACCGAGCTGCTCTGCGCGCTGCTGCCCACCTGGAACGCGATGGGCGTGCACCGCGACGCCGAGTTCAGCGCGAACCACCTCCCCGCCTACATGCGCGGCAAGGCGCCCGCCCGCTGGCTGACGGTCTACCCGTTCGTCCGCTCCTACGAGTGGTACATCCTCCCCGAGGAGGAGCGCCGCACGATGCTCGCCCAGCACGGCCGTCAGGGCTCGCGCTTCCGCTCCGTGCTGACCAACACGGTGGCCTCGTTCTCCCTCGGCGACTACGAGTGGATCCTCGCGCTCGAGGACGAGGAGCTGGTCAACCTGGTCGACCTCATGCGCGATCTGCGAGCCACCGAGGCCCGCCGTCACGTGCGCGAGGAAGTCCCCTTCTACACCGGTCGGCGCATCGAGGCCGACCAGATCGCCGAGGTCCTCCGATGAGCTCCACCGTCCCCGCCCCCGAGGCGCGCGACTTCGCCGAACCCGTCCCCGAGGTCGCCGAGGGCGTCCTCGTCCGCGGTGCCACGCCGGCCGCGGCGTCGGGCCCCGAGCACGTGACCGAGCCGGTCGCCTACGACGCGATCCTGCTCGCCGGCTTCGGCGGCCCCGAGGGGCAGGACGACGTCATCCCGTTCCTGCGCAACGTCACCCGCGGCCGCGGCATCCCGGAGGAGCGCCTCGAGGAGGTCGCCCACCACTACCGCCACTTCGGCGGCGTCAGCCCCATCAACGCGCAGAACCGTGCGCTGAAGGCCGCCCTCGAGGCCGAGCTCGCGAACCGCGGCATCGACCTCCCGGTGCTCTGGGGCAACCGCAATTGGGCGCCGTACATGAGCGAGGCGGTGACGGAGGCGAAGGAGCGCGGCTTCTCGAACCTGATCGCCATCGCCACCAGCGCCTACTCCTCCTTCTCCTCCTGCCGGCAGTACCGCGAGGACTTCGCGGCAGCGCTCGACGCGACCGGCCTCGAGGGCGAGCTGCGGATCGACAAGGTCCGCCAGTTCTTCGACCACCCCGGCTTCGTCATGCCGTTCGTGAAGGCCGTCCACGACGGGCTCGACGAGCTGCGCTCGCGCCTGCCCGGGCTGGACGCCACCACCGAGGTCGAGGTGCTCTTCGCGACGCACTCGATCCCCTCCACCGACGCCGCGCGCAGCGGCCCGCACGAGCGGCACGAGGACGGCACCGTCGTCGACGTGCACCACTTCGGCGACGGCGGCGCGTACGAGGCGCAGCACCTCGCGGTCGCGGAGGTCGTGATGGCGGCCGCCGGCGCGGAGGACGTGCCGTGGCAGCTCGTCTACCAGTCGCGCTCCGGCCCGCCCACCCAGCCGTGGCTCGAGCCCGACATCAACGACGCGATCGCCGAGCTGCCCGCCAAGGGCCGCAAGGCGCTGGTGATCGTTCCGCTCGGCTTCGTCTCGGACCACATGGAGGTCATGTGGGACCTCGACAACGAGGCGCTCGAGACCTCGGAGGAGCACGGCCTCGTCGCCGTCCGCGTGGCGACGCCGGGCACCGACCCGGTCTACGTCTCCGGTCTCGTCGACCTGGTGATGGAGCGGGTCAACGGCACGCCGGTGGAGGACCGTCCGTCGATGACGGCGCTCGGCCCCTGGTACGACGTCTGCCGTCCCGGCTGCTGCGAGAACGTGCGCGCGGGCTTCAAGCCGGCGCTGGCGGGGATCGCGCCGTGACGGGCGGGGTCGCCCTGTGACGGGGAGCACCGCCCCGTGAGCATCCGAGTCGGCACCCGCGCGAGCGCGCTCGCGGTGGCGCAGACCCGGATGACCGCCGATCGGATGGCGCAGGCCGCCGGCGTGCCCGTCGAGCTGGTGCGCATCGAGTCCGACGGCGACCGGATGCGCGGCTCGCTCGCCTCGCTCGGCGGCACCGGGGTCTTCGTGAGCGCACTGCGCGACGCGCTGCTGGCCGGGCGCTGCGACGCGATCGTCCACTCGCTGAAGGATCTGCCGACGGCGCCGGTCGAGGGCCTCGTCCTCGGCGCGGTACCTGAGCGCGAGGATCCGCGCGATGCGCTCTGCGCCCGCGACGGGGCGACCCTCGCGACGCTGCCCCGCGGTGCGCGGGTCGGCACCGGCTCGCCGCGTCGGCGCGCGGCGCTGCTCGCGGCACGTTCCGATCTCGAGATCGTCGACATCCGCGGCAACATCGACACCCGGCTCGGCCGCGTGGCCGCCGGGAGCTCGTCGCCGCTGGACGCGATCGTGCTCGCCCTGTCGGGGCTGCGGCGCCTCGGGCGCACCGACGCGGTCACCGAGGTCCTCGACTTCGGGGTCTCACCGCACGCGCCCGGTCAGGGTGCGCTGGCGATCGAGGTCCGGGACGAGGAGCCGTCCGACGAGCTGCGCGCGGCCCTCGCGGCGGTCGAGCACGCTCCGACCCGGGCGGCGATCACCGCCGAGCGGGCGCTGCTGGCCGTGCTCGAGGCGGGCTGCGCGGCGCCGATCGGCGCGAGCGCGACGGTCGAGGGCGGGCGGGTGGTGACCCGCGGCGTGGTCTTCGCGGTCGACGGCTCGGCGTCCCTCTCTCGGGAGGTGGCGGAGCCGATCGATAACGGTTCGGTCGACGGACCTCGACACCTGGCGGTTTCGCAGTATGGTGGTCGCGAACTGCCCGTCGTCGAAGCCGCGTTCCGCTGCGGCTCTCTGCTCGCTGACGCGCTTCTCGGTGCGGGTGCCGCCCAACTCGCACCTCTGGGAGCCTCTTCGTGATCGTGCCCGCCGCCTACTCCCAGTGGGAGAAGCCGTTGCAGGGCTGGCGTGTCCTCGTCCCCCGCGGAGGTCCGTGGGGCGACGGCGTCGCCGGTGCCCTGCGTGCGAAGGGAGCGTCGCCCGTCGTCGCGCCCATGATCAACTTCGCGCCGACCGACGACTTCCCGGCACTCGAGCAGGCCCTGGCCGACCTCGAGGCCGGCGCCTTCGACTGGATGACGGTGACCAGCGCGACCACGGTCGACGTGCTGTCCCTGCTGCGCACCACCGTGCCCGCGGGCACGAAGGTCGCCGCCGTCGGCGAGACCACGGCCGCGGCGCTCGTGGCGGCCGGCTACTCGGTCGACCTCGTGCCGTCCGAGGACAACTCCGCGAAGGGCCTCCTCGCCGAGTGGGAGCAGGCGACCGGCGGGCAGCACCCGCTCCGCGTGCTCACGCTGCGCTCCGAGATCGCGAAGCCGCTGCTGACCGAGGGCCTGAAGCGCATCGGCCACGACGTCCGCTCCGTGGTCGCCTACCGCACCGTCGGCGTGCAGGTCGAGGACCGCGTCGTCGCCGATGTCGCGAGCGGTGCCGTGCACGCGATCCTGGTCACCTCGGGGAGCGTGGCCGAGCAGGTGCAGAAGCAGCTCGGCCCCGTGCCCGAGTCGACGCTGGTCGCCGCGATCGGCCCGCAGACCGCGAAGGACGCGCGCGCCTTCGGCCTGCGCGTCGA comes from the Rathayibacter festucae DSM 15932 genome and includes:
- a CDS encoding NUDIX hydrolase, producing MSSLPPLVVSAVAVLRERRVLMVTARGRDVVYLPGGKVDPGETSAEAAARETEEELSTAPTALRELFTVRTQAHGEPEGREVHMTVFAAELADEPRASGEIDALHWITGADAHRCPPAGVDTLARLRALDLVD
- a CDS encoding glycine--tRNA ligase — translated: MAEPTTLDKVVTLAQHRGFVFPSGEIYGGTRSAWDYGPLGVELKENIKRQWWKAFVQGRGDVVGLDSAVILPTAIWSASGHVGVFSDPLTESLITHKRYRADHLFEKYEEVNGHAPENGLADIPDPEHPDKIGQWTEIKQFSGLMKTYLGVVDDESGLHYLRPETAQGIFTNFANVLQSARKKPPFGIGQIGKAFRNEITPGNFIFRTREFEQMELEFFVEPGTDEEWQETWMQLAWDWFVDLGISPENIRQFEHPKDKLSHYSKRTVDIEYRFSFASGEWGELMGVANRTDFDLKTHMEHSGKDLSFFDQTKNERFVPFVIEPSFGLTRALMAFLVDAYEEQELPPNAKGKVETRTVLHLDPRLAPVKVAVLPLSRNEALSPLAREVADRLRALWNVDFDDSGAIGRRYRRQDEIGTPYCVTIDFDSLEDNAVTVRDRDTMKQERIPLDQLETHLFTGLRGA
- a CDS encoding GNAT family N-acetyltransferase yields the protein MTPLRLPYEAEPIETERLLLRPLSLDDAEDHARYQGDAEAVRYLRWPARTPEESRAHLAVRLPSDRLAADGDVVVLAIVPRSGPFAGRVVGDLTLIATSTEQAGVEIGWVLHPEAQGRGFATEAARALIDLAFDRLGAHRVVAQLDARNTASARLCERLGLRLEAHHLDDEFCKGEWTSTLVYALLARER
- a CDS encoding glutamyl-tRNA reductase, translating into MLLCLTASHKNASFDLLEKLSVDSSAVASALSDGIDFVSGAVVVATCNRFEAYLDIDEPLTAAQAVTVEAATAAVSAATGVEQEELRSSVSVVSGDRVAEHLFAVSSGLESVVVGEGEIAGQVRRSLEEARRLGTTSSELERLFQRASQTSRGIKNRTGLGSAGRSIVRLALDLASSRITDWRAARVLLIGTGSYARATVAALRDRGVLEIAVHSPSGRAEGFATRRALRPIDGAELATEAVAADVVITCTTTQEPVLDAAILAEGRLRGFSRERQLVIDLGLPRNVAADVTTVTGVELLDLETISLHAPLDVLDASTQARALVDKAVRKFSDVADEKSLTPAVVALRAHVFDALDAEIERARSRGDEDGRTEQALRHLAGVLLHTPSVRARDYARAGEQEAYLTGLEALFGIEVPAERTVARPLEAGGASAASA
- the hemE gene encoding uroporphyrinogen decarboxylase — its product is MLPVSGAWNNAAVTSPIAGLLDPLHPLASGRTADSSLLRAYRSDRPESTPVWFMRQAGRSLPEYRALRTDTQMLDACLDPALASEITLQPIRRHGVDAAIFFSDIVIPLRLAGVAVDIVPGRGPVLEKAVRTAADVDELVALDPALLDETLEPIREGVRRTVEGLREIGEGGTPLIGFAGAPFTLAAYLVEGGPSKDHIRARTLMHADPEAWARLMEWTAEVTGRFLRAQVLAGASAAQLFDSWAGALSLADYTAHVAPASSRALTHVRDLAYDHGEIRRNVPIVHFGVGTGELLGAMHGIGADVVGVDYRIPLDEANHRLGGFVPVQGNVDPALLSAPWEVLAAHVDDVLRRGTSAPAHVLNLGHGVPPETDPDVLTRLVAHVHAWRP
- the hemG gene encoding protoporphyrinogen oxidase — encoded protein: MTEGHGSEGNGTGAGADYDVAVVGGGVAGLAAAAECLRIGLRVVVLEAGDAVGGSVAPLEIAGAVLDAGAESFATRGGHVEKALAALTLDGRPLAESIVEPRTGGSWLHLAGGRSVPSPRAGILGIPGTPLAPDVVRAIGRRGAARAWLDAVMPVLRIGRAHSLAELVRTRMGQRVLDDLVAPVVSGVYSSRPEDIDVDAAAPGLNGAITRAGSLAGAVAALRANLPAGVAVRGIDGGMHRLVAALVERIDYLSGEIRTGTAVTRLEGDGEPFLLTLDDGAVLTARSVIVSTPERDARELLAGIVPAVRDEAAEVLHDSVELVTLVVDDARLDAAPRGSGVLVAPTARDVTAKAITHATAKWAWLAAGLPAGRHVLRLSYGRPGEHPPLEGASDAEAAATALRDASVLLGIELDPASLVDSARVRWANVRPAAALGRRAHLEAFRAALAPVAGIAVTGTWLAGTGLASVLPHAAETAALIRRRLVRQGVGIPREEYDGDGYSGSEAPA
- a CDS encoding YtxH domain-containing protein, with translation MAGAAAGYVLGARAGRKRYEQIASAANRFWQTQPVQDVAGAVGGAAKTQLSTVSDKAYELVRNVVVKAVSGGKKAQGASSAEATAAARSAASKVDEAAAAAGSGGSTSSSSTSKA
- a CDS encoding phage holin family protein, producing MVNERNPKNARSLGELVSDLPGLVIELVKAEIASLKNELSGKAKSAGLAVALFAVAAFFLLTAWATLVTFAIIGIASWLPAWLSALIVTVFFLLVAVVLILVGVKSIKKAVPPVPQDSIESIKKDVQAFKGVGSYDH
- a CDS encoding DUF3618 domain-containing protein; amino-acid sequence: MTTDRAVSSTTPRFVDPAELQPSQLKADIERARTELAATLDAIEYKVNVPRKVRNVQRTLERKVSVVRKHHPEALIAGAAGAAAAVGLVVWGIVRAVVED
- the hemQ gene encoding hydrogen peroxide-dependent heme synthase encodes the protein MTDQTADTAGPVQSAPDTSAAPAPQPPADQVHSDQALGYTLWAVLRRDPSRPFTLSADEAAQAAAGYEDTVSRLAGEGVTVRGTYDVSALRADADIMLWLTGAAPEELQRAYRELRRTELLCALLPTWNAMGVHRDAEFSANHLPAYMRGKAPARWLTVYPFVRSYEWYILPEEERRTMLAQHGRQGSRFRSVLTNTVASFSLGDYEWILALEDEELVNLVDLMRDLRATEARRHVREEVPFYTGRRIEADQIAEVLR
- a CDS encoding ferrochelatase, whose translation is MSSTVPAPEARDFAEPVPEVAEGVLVRGATPAAASGPEHVTEPVAYDAILLAGFGGPEGQDDVIPFLRNVTRGRGIPEERLEEVAHHYRHFGGVSPINAQNRALKAALEAELANRGIDLPVLWGNRNWAPYMSEAVTEAKERGFSNLIAIATSAYSSFSSCRQYREDFAAALDATGLEGELRIDKVRQFFDHPGFVMPFVKAVHDGLDELRSRLPGLDATTEVEVLFATHSIPSTDAARSGPHERHEDGTVVDVHHFGDGGAYEAQHLAVAEVVMAAAGAEDVPWQLVYQSRSGPPTQPWLEPDINDAIAELPAKGRKALVIVPLGFVSDHMEVMWDLDNEALETSEEHGLVAVRVATPGTDPVYVSGLVDLVMERVNGTPVEDRPSMTALGPWYDVCRPGCCENVRAGFKPALAGIAP